GACTTTATCCAATACACCGTTAATGTATTTATGGCTTTCATCTGCTCCAAACACTTTCGCCACTTCAATTGCCTCGTTAATCGCCACTTTATACGGTACATCTGGCTCAAATTGAAGTTCATAAACCGCTAAACGTAAAATCGCTTTTTCAATCGGATCTAATTCATCCAACGTGCGATCTAAATAATGACTCATTGAAAAATCAACGGCTTCTACATTCGCAACGGTTTGACGGAAAAGGCGGCTAAAATAAGGTTTATCCACACCTTTTAAATCTTGATCCACAACGAAAGTAAGTTCCACTTGTTCTGGTGCATTACCTGAGAGCGCCCAAGAATATAATGCTTGAACTGCACATTCTCTCGCTCTACGACGTGGCGATACTTTTTTTACAGGTTCTTTTTTCTCTGTCATTGGAATTATGCCGCATCAATTTGTTGTAAAAGATTCACCATTTCAAGTGCAGTTAATGCTGCTTCTGCACCTTTATTACCCGCTTTAGTACCTGCACGCTCGATAGCTTGTTCAATGTTTTCAGTTGTTAAAACACCGAATGCTACTGGGATTTCAGCTTGCATTGCCACTTGACCTAAACCGCTGCTTGCTTCGCCAGCCACATATTCAAAGTGAGCGGTACCACCACGGATTACCGTACCTAATGCTACAATCGCATCAAATTTTTTGCTTTCAGCTAAACGACGTGCTACTAATGGAAGTTCATACGCACCTGGTGCACGAACGATTGTGATATTCTCATCTTTCACTTGGCCGATACGTTTTAATGCATCTACCGCACCTTCTAATAAACTTTCATTAATAAAACTGTTAAAACGGGCAATCACCACTGCGATTTTAGCATTTGGTGCAGCTACCGCACCTTCTAAAACTTTCATACTTTTTCCTAATCTGAATGAACAATAAATTTGACGGTGGATTTTAGCATAAAAAGAAACCCTGTGGAAATAATCCGACAGGGTTTTCTATGAGTGGACAAGAACTTACTTCTCGAGTTTTAACGGTTCAATTTTCCAGATATTTTTCGCATATTCAAGAATCGTACGGTCTGATGAGAAGAAGCCCATATTCACCATATTTTGAATAGTACTTGCTATCCATGCATCACGATCTTGATATTTTTTATCTACCGCTTTTTGCGCTTCCACATAACTGCGGAAATCAGCAAAGGATTGATAATAATCGTGGTATTGTAAACCTTGAATGAGAGAATGATAACGGTTCGGTTCTTCCGGTGAGAAATCACCACGAATGATTTGGTCAATGACTTCACGTAACTGCTCGTCATTTTGATAATAATCAAACGGACGATAACCTTCGCGACGTAATGCTTCAACTTGTTCAACCGTATTACCAAAGATAAAGATATGATCCTTACCAACGTTATCTAAAATCTCAACGTTCGCACCATCAAGCGTACCCAATGTTAACGCACCATTTAAGGCAAACTTCATGTTACTGGTACCTGATGCTTCTGTTCCTGCAAGAGAGATCTGCTCAGAAATATCTGCTGCTGGAATGATTAATTGTGCAAGACTTACGCTGTAGTTCGGAATAAAGACAACTTTTAAACGACCTTTTAAGCGCTCATCGTTATTGATGACATTCGCGACATCGTTAATTAAACGAATGGTTTGTTTTGCCGCATAGTAAGCCGAAGCCGCTTTACCCGCTAAAATAAATACGCGTGGCTGCCAATCTTTTTCTGGTTCTGCCAACATTTCGTTGTAACGAGCAATAATGTGTAACACATTAAGCATTTGACGTTTGTATTCGTGAATACGTTTTACTTGAACATCAAATAATGCGTGTGGATCTAAATCGATATCAAGGGTTTTCTTCACATATTGTGCTAATTTCACTTTGTTATCATATTTGATATCTGCGACAGCACGCTTAAATTCACCTTTATCTGCAAACGCTTTAAGTTTTTCAATTTGGCTTAAATCGCAACGCCACTCAGAACCAATATATTGATCAAATAAAGCCGCTAATTTCGGGTTTGCTACGGCAAGCCAACGACGCGGTGTCACGCCATTCGTCACGTTGGTGAAGCGTTCTGGGTAGATACGAGCAAAATCAGCAAAGGTTGATGTCACCATAAGATCTGAGTGAATCGCCGCAACACCGTTCACTTTATGTGAGCCGACAACAGACAACCAGCCCATGCGCACTTTACGTTGATATCCTTCTTCGATCAGAGAAACGCGACGGATAAAGTCCATATCAGTCGTGACATAAGTTTTCACATACTCTAGGAAATGATCATTAATTTCAAAAATCATTTGTAAATGACGCGGTAAGATTTTCGCCATCATTTCTACCGGCCAGGTTTCTAATGCTTCTGACATTAAAGTATGGCAAGTATAAGAGAAGATACGACGAGTCACATCCCAAGCGTTTTGCCATGAATAACCGTGTAAATCGATTAAAATACGCATTAACTCAGGAATCGCTAATGTTGGGTGGGTATCGTTCAAGTGGATCGCAACTTTATCTGCTAAGTTATCTAACGTGCCATGTGTTCTGAAATGACGACGAAGAATATCTTGTAAAGACGCTGATACCAAGAAGTACTCTTGACGTAAACGCAATTCACGACCATTCCAGGTAGAATCATCTGGATAAAGTACGCGAGAAAGGTTTTGGTTAGCTGAACGGGTTGCTACCGCCGCTAAGTGATCACCACGGTTAAACTCCGCTAAATCAAACACCTCACCACCATGAGCAGACCATAAACGCAACGTTGATGCTGAATCATTTTTATAGCCAGGAATCATTTGGTCGTATGCAAGTGCGGTCACTTTTTCAGCTGGATTCCAAATACATTTTTTGCCTTCAAAATAAATATGACCACCAAAATCAATACTGAAACGTTTTGATGGACGCATAAATTCCCAAGGTGCACCTTTTTCTAACCAATCATCAGGGCGCTCAACCTGTTGGCCATTTTCAATTTTTTGACGGAACATACCGTATTCATAACGAATACCGTAACCCATTGCTGGAATCGCTAACGTTGCAAGTGAGTCCATAAAACAAGCAGCAAGACGACCTAAACCACCATTACCTAAACCAGGATCCACTTCTTTTTCAATAATCTCTTCTAAATCAACATTTAATTCAGCCAAGGCTTTTTGTGCCACATCATAAATGCCTTCTGCAATCATCGCATTAGAAAGTGTACGGCCGATTAAGAATTCCATGGAAAGGTAATAAACACGGCGAGTTTCTTCTGCACGAGATTGACGAGCGGTGGTAATCCAGCCTTCAGTCACTAAATCACGCACTGCATGAAGCGTCGCATTTAGCCAGTCGCGTTGACTCGCCTCTTTTGGTGAACGACCAATTAAGAAAATTAATTTATAAACAATTGCTTTTTTCACGCCTTCAACATCAAGACTTGGTCGATTGTAGAGAAATGGCGAATCAAAATTGTCCATGATCATAGAAAATAAAACCTCAATAAAAAAATCGCGCAAATTTTAAGCTTTTTTACGAAAAAAACAACAAAAATCCCCCTTCAAAGGCGATTATTTTGAAGAGGGAGTCAATCCATTGAATTATTGGTTTAAAATGCTTAAATAAAGCTGCTCATATTGAGCGGCGGCATTTTTCCAACTAAAGTCCTGTGCCATGGCGTTATTACGAACCATTGCCCAAACACGTTGTTTTTGCCACAACGCAAAGGCGTGTTGGATAGCACTTCGTAAATCATCTGCTTCAGCTTTTTGGAATACAAAGCCTGTTGCAGTACGCTCTTTAATGGTTTCGCTTGTACTGTTTGTCACTGTATCCGCTAATCCCCCAGTCGCTCGAACAAGCGGCAATGTGCCATATTGCAAGCCATATAATTGGGTTAATCCACAAGGTTCAAAACGGCTTGGAACTAAAATGACATCACCGCCCGCAACCATTAAATGTGAAAGTGCTTCATCATAGCCAATTTTTACTGCAATATGTTCTGGGTAACGTTGTGCTAATTGGCAAATTCCCTCTTCTAAATGTTTAGCACCGGAACCAAGAATCGCTAATTGACCACCTTGTTTAACAATTTCATCCGCTGTGGCAATCAGTAAATCCACACCTTTTTGTTCTGTTAAGCGAGTTACCATCACAAATAAGAGTGCATCAGGTTGTTGTGGTAAATTAAAATAAGCTTGTAAATCAGCTTTATTTTTCTTCTTGCCTGCGATGGATTTTAATTTGTAGTGATGCTGAATATATGCATCACAGCTTGGATGCCAAATTTCTTGATCCACGCCATTTAAAATCCCCACCAACTTACCGGCTCCACGTAAGCCTGTTAACAAGCCTTGCAAGCCATAAGCAAAGTCTGGTGTAGTAATTTCTTTTGCATAAGTAGGACTCACTGCTGTGACCATATCAGAATAATAGAGACCTGCTTTTAAATACGAAATTTGGCCAAATAATTCTAAACCATCAACATGGAACATGCCTTCTGGCAATCCAATTTCATGTAAATGGCGATGAGCAAATTGTCCTTGATAAGCCAAGTTATGAATTGTAAATACTGATTTTGCAGGGCGACCTTTATTAAAGAGATAAGCAGCGGCTAAGCCCGCATGCCAATCATGAGCATGAACCACTTCTGCTCGCCACCAACTGTCTAAGCCTGTCGCAAGTTCTGCGCCCACCCAGCCTAATAAAGCAAAACGCTTATAGTTATCAGCATAATCATTGTAATCGGTATCATGATAAGGATTTCCTTCTCGCCAATAGAGATGTGGCGCATCAATCAGATAAATCCCCACGCCATTGTATTCGCCATAACGTAACACAACATGACCTGCAAAATTATCAAATTCTGTGACGACATGCGTGTTCTCAATGCCCGCAGAGATTTTTGGATAAGCCGGCAACAAAATACGTGTATCAATACCAATTTCTTTTTGTGCAAAAGGTAACGCCCCTAAAACATCGGCAAGTCCACCGGTTTTGAGCAAGGGATATAGCTCCGAGCAAACATGTAAAACTCTCATAATTTTCCTTTTATACTTAAAATTGTGCTGTCATTGATAACAGCACAATCTTTTTAGTTCATTAAAAATACTGTCAAAATTGACCGCACTTTAATCCAAATGTTCTTCATTAGTGACTTCTTCGCCTTGCAATTTTTTCAACATTGCTGATGTAACAAGTACAACCTTGCCGGTAGAACTTACACGGAAACGTTTACTATCTAGGGCTTTATCCACACCAATTTCCATACCATCTGGAATAATACAATGGCGATCAATAATACAGTCTTTCAATGTACAATTTTTACCAATTTGTACTTGTGGTAACACCACACAGTGATCAACAGAAGATCCTTCATCAATTTTGATTCTATCAAACAACACAGAATTACTAATAGATGCATCGGTAATCACACAGCCACCACCGATAAGCGAGTTATCTACCGGTTTGACATTCGCTTTTTTATAGAAGAATTTAGACGGATAAGCCTGTACTGGATTACCACGAATTGGCCAGCTTTGATCGTAAATATCTAATTGTGGATTTTCTGAAACCAAATCGATATTAGATTGCCAGAAGCTATCAAGCGTACCCACATCACGCCAGTAAATCTCACCTTCAGTATTTCTGCCCATGCAAGAACGGCTGAATGGATGTGCATAAAGCACGCCTTCTTCCAAGCATTTTGGCAAGACATCTTTACCAAAGTCATGAGATGTGCAAGGTGTATTCACTTCTCTATCAAGCATTTTATAGAGATACTCTGCATCAAAGACATAAATCCCCATTGATGCTAATGAAATGTCTGGTTTACCAACCATCGCTGGTGGATCTTTTGGTTTCTCAACGAAGGCTTTAACTTTAAGATTTTCGTTTACTGCCATCACACCAAATTCACTCGCTTCAGAACGTGGTACTTCAATACAACCTACTGTACATTTTGCTCCACTTCTCACGTGATCCATCAACATGACACTGTAATCTTGTTTATAAATATGGTCACCTGCAAGAATCAAAATGTATTTTGGACGATAGTGATTACGGATAATCGCCATATTTTGATATACCGCATCCGCTGTACCACGGTACCATGTAGAATCATCAATTTGTTGACGAGCAGGTAACATATCAACGAATTCACCACGCTCTTGTGGTAAGAATGACCAACCTGTCTGTAAGTGGCGTAATAAAGAGTGAGCGGCATACTGGGTTACGACGCCAATACGATTCAAGCCTGAGTTTATACAGTTGGAAAGCGCAAAATCAATAATGCGACGATTACCGCCAAAATATAACGCAGGCTTAGCACGTTTATCGGTTAATTCATGTAAACGGGAACCACGACCACCAGCCAAAATAAGCACTAAAGTATCTTTAACTAATTCATATTTATTAAGATCACTTTTCATAACAAACTCCATAGTTTTCATCATCCATATGTTCCAACACTTCAAATGCTATACCGCTCACATCACATTGTTGAATCATGCTATTTTCAGTTTCGGCAATCTTTTTCCATTTCCCCTTTGGCAAATAAAAAGATTGCGGTTCAGTTTTTGCATTAATTAAGAAAAGATATTTGCCGTCCAACATGACTTGTAGGGCTTTGCTTTCCCGATTATGCCAATCGTCTAGGGTCATAGGGTTTCCCCCTGTATTCAACCACTCGACATTTTCATCCGACCACCAAGCATCCTGTTGCAAACTTTGAATTTTTTTTCGTAATGCAATGGTTTGCTTGGTGAAGTCAAATAAGGTTTGGTTAAAATCATTCCACTTTAACCACGTAATTTCGTTATCTTGGCAATAGGCATTGTTATTGCCATATTGGCTGTTACCAAACTCATCTCCAGCAAGTAGCATCGGCACACCATTTGATAATAATAGCGAGCCTAATAGACCTTTTTCCGATAAAACACGGCGTTTTTCGACCGCACTTTGCCATTCATCAGTTAAATCGAGTTGAGAACCTTCTATACCATGATTGTAGCTATAATTTTCATTTCGTCCGTCACGGTTCTCTTCGCCGTTAGCGTCATTGTGTTTATGGTTATAGCTCACTAAATCTCGTAATGTAAAACCATCATGGGCAGTAATAAAATTCAAGCTACCATGTGGTAATCGTCCTTCTCGTTTAAAAATATCGCTCGAGCCAGCAAAACGTTCTGCAAAAGCACCCACTTCACCACTTTGCCATAACCAAAAACGACACATATCATCGCGGAAACGATCATTCCATTGAGAAAAATAGGCTGGGAAATAACCAACTTGGTAACCGTAATGCCCTATATCCCAAGGCTCTGCGATTAATTTAATTTGTTGTAGAACGTTATCCTGTTCCATTTCTGCAAACAATTGTGCATCCGGATTGAAATCAGGTGTTTCACGACCAAGCACAGTGGCCAAATCAAAACGGAAACCATCCACATGACATTCTGTTACCCAGTAACGTAAACAATCTAATACCCATTTGCGAATGACGTCGTTAGCAAGATTGAGCATATTGCCGCACCCCGTCCAGTTGAGGTAATCACCATGCTCGTTTTGCCAGTAATAGGTTTTATCATCAATACCTCGCTGACAAAATGTTGGGAATGTTTTTTCGGATTCAGCCGTGTGGTTAAACACCACATCCAAAATCACTTCTATGCCTGCTTGATGCAAGGCTTTGACCATGCTCTTAAACTCATTTAAAGGCTGTTTTTGATCAGCGGCATAACTTGGTTCTAAAGCAAACATGGCTAATGGGTTATAGCCCCAATAATTACGTAATCCTTTTTCTTGCAAATGTGGTTCATCAATGAAGAAATTCACTGGAAGCAATTCAAGGCTGGTAATACCCAATGATTTAAAATACGCAATATTTTCAGGATGTGCTAACGCCGCATAAGTACCCCGAATATTTTCTGGAATACGGGAATTTAATTGGCTAAATCCTTTAACATTCAGTTCATACACAATGGTTTGAGCCCAAGGGATAGACGGCTTACAATCCCCTGACCAATCAAAACTCTCATCCACAATGCGACCTTTAGGTGCAACCGCTGCATTATCCCGTCCGTCATTTAACAAGAAAATGGAACGGGCTTCTGATGAACTTAAATCTGGTTTATGGCTTACTGCTTTCGCATAAGGATCAAGCATTAACTTTTGCGGATTAGCTAAAGTGCGGTCATTTTTACCAGTGATTCTGAACGCATACTCATCATTCAGCTCGACGCCCTCGATTGCCACATACCAAATATCATCGGTTCTGCTCATGGCAAAACGGCTTTCTTTGCCATCACGGAACAAACAAAGTTCAACAGCATCCGCCGCACTAGAAAACAGCGCAAAATTCGAAATTTTCAGGCCGTTTTCCAGCGTTTGTGAATATCCCATTGGGGAAGGTTTGCCATTGTTATAAATACTAAACATTGTGTTTTTCGCTATTGTTATGCTTTATATTTTAAATAGATCGTTGCGAGTGGCGGAATGGTCACGCTAATCGAATTATCACGTCCGTGACTTGCAATTTCTTCGCTTTCTACCAAGCCGAAATTACCTACGTTTGAACCTTGATAATACATTGAGTCAGTATTCAAAATTTCTTCGTATTCACCCGCTACATTTACACCGATACGGTAGCCTTCGCGTGGCACCGGAGTGAAGTTACTGATCACGATAATGCGTTCACCATCACTGCTTTTACGTTCAAAAGCAAAGACTGAATTCTCCGCATCATCTACCACTAACCAATCAAAGCCTTCCGGTTCACCATCTAACTCAAAGAGCGGTGCATTTTTTTGATAAATTCCATTCAAATCTTTGACTAATTGCAATACACCTTTATGCCATAGGCCACCATGGTTTTCGTCAAGCAAGAACCAATCCAAACTTTCTTCATAATTCCATTCGCGACCTTGAGCAAATTCATTGCCCATGAATAATAATTTCTTGCCTGGATAGCCCCACATATAACCGTAGTAAGCACGCAAGTTAGCGAATTTTTGCCATGCATCGCCCGGCATTTTGCCAAGTAACGAACATTTGCCATGTACAACTTCATCGTGAGAAAGTGGCAATACAAAGTTTTCGCTGTATTGATAAATCATCCCGAAGGTCATTTTGTCGTGATGATAACGACGATAAACTGGATCGAGTTTCATATAACTTAGGGTGTCATTCATCCAGCCCATGTTCCATTTAAAATTAAATCCAAGACCACCGTTTTCTGTTGGATGGGTTACGCCACCAAAAGAAGTGGACTCTTCCGCAATCGAAATAGCACCGGACACCTCAGAATGGATTTTCCAGTTGGTATGTTTTAAGAATTCAATGGCTTCTAAGTTTTCACGACCGCCATATTGATTCGGAATCCATTCGCCTTCAGCACGGCTGTAATCGCGGTAAATCATTGATGCGACCGCATCTACACGGATACCATCTACACCAAATCGTTCAAGCCAATACAATGCATTACTGGATAAGAAGTTTCTCACTTCATTACGACCATAGTTATAAATTAAGGTATTCCAGTCTTGATGATAGCCTTCACGTGGGTCAGCATGTTCATATAAGGCTGTACCATCAAATGCCACTAAACCGTGTGTATCACTAGGGAAATGCCCCGGTACCCAGTCTAAAATCACATTAATACCTGCTTTGTGCGCTTTTTCGACTAAGCGTTTAAAGCCTTCTGGTGTACCAAAACGGCTAGTTGGTGAATACAGCCCTATCGGTTGGTAGCCCCAAGAACCATCAAATGGAAATTCGGAGAGCGGTAAAAACTCAATATGGGTAAAGCCCATATGTTTTACATAAGGAATAAGCTCATCGGCAATTTGGTCGTAATCTAGCCAGAAATTATTTTCTAAATTACGGCGCCATGATCCCAAATGTACTTCATAAATCGAAATAGGTTGATTACGTTGGTTCGCTTTACGACGTTGCTCCGTCATTTCGACTACATCCGGCAACATACTGATTTCTGATGCAGTATCTGGGCGCAATTCCGATCTGAAAGCATAAGGGTCAGCTTTTAAACGAAGGTTGCCGTTGCAATCAATCAATTCAAATTTATAGCGTTGCCCAAGGCTAGCTTTTGGTAAGAATAACTCCCACACACCACTTGCCGGATGGAAACGCATTGGATGACGGCGACCATCCCAATAGTTGAAATCACCAACCAACGAAACACGTTTAGCATTTGGCGCCCATACCCGGAAATTTACGCCCGGTACACTGTCACATTCAGTAAAATGAGCACCTAATACTTCATAAGGACGCAATAACGAACCTTCCGCCAATAGCCATTGATCCAAGTCATTCATCATCGGATGGAAACGGTACGGATCTTCAATAATTTGAGCTTCTACGCCCCAATACACTTTTAATTGGTAGGTAAAGAAATGGTGAATATCCGGCACAATAGTAGCAAAAAATCCGCGGTCATCCTGTTTTTCTAGTTCGACAACCATGGATTGACTTTCTTTGTCAATCACTTCGACTTTATCTGCATCGGGTAATAAAGCACGAATCTCAATACCATTGTGAGTTTCATGCATGCCTAATACAGCAAAAGGATCGGCATGTTTGCCATCAAAAAATGAATTAATTACTGATTGAGCGACTAATTTCGTCATGACATACTCCTTTATGCTTTGCAAGCTTGATTATTTACAACCGATTGTATTTTCTCGTTTGTTGAGCGGCAAAAAGCATTAAACGATAATAGATAAAAGGCAAAGCAGGCAATGGATGAAAGTGCGGTTGAATATGGAATTGTTTTTTCAAACTGAATTTGGTTTTGCTCGTCGAGCAATTGATAACGCAAAGAAGCATCAGGAGGAGAAGAAAACTCGATTAAATCATCATGAATGGGTTCATTTTCAAAGGCACATATGACATGTTGGAACGGCTGATTTTGTCCAATATTCGGCGGAAATTGCAACTGCTCGATAAAATAATCAATACTGGTTGGCGATGCATCAATCAAATGCCCATCAATATCATAATGGGAAAACGAAATGCCAAGTTTTTCAGCAGATTGTTTAAGTGATAAGGACATTTGCATACAATGAATGATACATCTATATAATACTTAATAAGTATTATAAGTAAGCACAATTGAAATACAATTGCCAATCTTGCAAATTGTGACCTAAATCAAAAAACAAAGTTTAAAGAGGATAAAAAGACAACAAAATTTGAATTATTCAGTTTCAATGACAAATTCAAACCAATCAATGACATCTTCTTCATGCACGCCATCTGGAATTAAAATGCCTGCATTTTTCACTGAATTAGGATCGCCACTGATTAAGGGATGCCATTCTGGCAAAGGTTTTCCCTCATACAATAAGCGATAAGCACAGGTATTCGGCAACCATCCAAAATCAGGCAAATTATTTTTGGTTAATTTGGTGCAATCACTTTCGATTTTAAAACGCTCAGGATAATTACGACACTTCCCTGTTTCCACATCTAAGAGATTGCAAGCAATGCGTGTGTAATAAAGTTTTTCACGCTTGCCTCGCCCTTGAATGTATTTTCGATAACAGCATTTTCCGCAGCCATCACATAAAGCTTCCCATTCGGGTTCCGTCATTTCAAGGAGCGATTTTTTTTGCCAAAAATGAGATTCAAATTGCATAGTGAAACAAATAAAAAAGTGCGGTCAAAATTTACGTGATTTTTGACCGCACTTTGTTGTTTAGAATTAGAAGCCTTCTTTTAGGCTTACCGTTAAGTTAAACACTAAGTGCTCTGGACGGCTGTCTTTGTTATCCGCACAGAAATAACCTTCGCGTTCAAATTGGTAACCTTTTTCTGGTTCTGCATTTGCAAGGCTTTGTTCTACAAAACCGTGTTTCACCACTAAAGAGGTTGGATTTAACACGCTTTCGATTTCTTCTGCTGCACCTGGGTTTGGTACGGTGAAAAGACGATCGTATAAACGGAACTCCGCTGGGTGATTATGCACTGCAGATACCCAGTGAATTACCCCTTTCACTTTGCGACCATCCGCTGGATTTTTACCTAAAGTTTCAGGATCGTAAGTACAGAAGATCGTGGTGATTTCACCATTTGCATCTTTTTCTACACGTTCAGCTTTAATCACATAAGCGTTACGCAAACGCACTTCTTTACCTAATACTAAACGTTTATATTGTTTATTTGCTTCTTCACGGAAGTCTGCGCGATCAATATAAAGCTCTTTCGTAAACGGTAATTGACGCTCACCTAATTCAGGACGATTCGGGTGATTTGGCGCCGTTAAGGTTTCTTCGCCTTCAAAGTTTTCAATCACTACACGAACAGGATCAATCACCGCCATTGCGCGTGGTGCGTTTTCGTTTAAATCTTCACGAATGCAAGCTTCAAGTGCAGAATACTCTACGACGTTATCTTGTTTAGTCACACCGATACGACGGCAGAACTCACGTAATGAAGCCGGTGTATAACCGCGACGACGTAAACCTGAAATCGTTGGCATACGCGGATCGTTCCAACCATCCACAATGCCATCATTCACTAATTTCAATAATTTACGTTTAGATGTTAATGTGCCTTCTAAATTTAAACGAGAGAATTCATATTGATGCGGCAATGGACGTTCAATACTAATATTTTCCAGCACCCAGTCATATAAACGACGGTTGTCTTGGAATTCTAATGTACATAGAGAGTGTGTAATACGCTCAATCGCATCAGAGATACAGTGAGTGAAGTCGTACATTGGGTAAATACACCATTTGTCACCGGTTTGGTGATGGCTCGCAAATTTAATACGATAAAGCACGGGATCACGCATGACCATAAATGGTGAAGCCATGTCGATTTTTGCACGAAGACTTAATGTACCTTCAGCAAATTCGCCATTTTTCATTCTTTCAAATAACGCTAAGTTTTCTTCGACACTACGATCACGATATGGACTGTTTTTACCAGGCTCAGTTAATGTACCGCGATACTCACGCATTTCATCTGGAGAAAGTTCATCCACATACGCTAAACCTTTTTCGATTAACTCAATGGCATAGCCATAAAGTTCATCGAAATAATCAGACGCATAACGCGGTTCGCCTTCCCATTTAAAGCCTAACCATTCTACATCGGCTTTAATGGAATCCACATATTCCACGTCTTCTTTCACCGGATTGGTATCGTCAAAACGTAGGTTACATAAACCGTTATATTCTTTTGCTAACCCAAAGTTTAAGCAAATCGATTTTGCGTGGCCAATATGCAAATAGCCATTTGGCTCAGGCGGGAAACGAGTATGAACACTTTTGTGTTTACCCGAAGCTAAATCTTCATCAATAATTTGAGTAATGAAATTGTGTGTGCGGGTATTTTCCGCATTTTCTAGAGTGTGTTCTGTATTGCTCATAAATTTCTCAATAAATTGAAAATAATTTCTCCATTCTATACGAAAAGTCTGGCGTTGTGAATTTGATCCCAAAACTAACCGCACTTTCATTAAATTAATACTGAATTTTTGAGGATTTTTAGGTCTAACTTGAAGATTTTTCGTGCAAACTGAAAAGTTTGCCTTTAGAATACACCTTCACTGAACAAACGTTCATTTTTTTATTTGGGATGACAAAGTCTTTATGAAAAAACGCTTTTTTATTTTACTTGGATTACTCATTGCTGCTGGCGCAGCTTATTATTTTTTCTCAAGCAATAGCAAGCAAGAAACCACCTATCTGACTGAATCGGTTACACGTGGCAATGTGGAAAAAACAGTTGTTGCCTCTGGTTCGGTTGAAAGCGTAAATGAAGTTGATGTTGGTGCCCAAGCTTC
The sequence above is a segment of the Haemophilus parainfluenzae genome. Coding sequences within it:
- the glgA gene encoding glycogen synthase GlgA translates to MRVLHVCSELYPLLKTGGLADVLGALPFAQKEIGIDTRILLPAYPKISAGIENTHVVTEFDNFAGHVVLRYGEYNGVGIYLIDAPHLYWREGNPYHDTDYNDYADNYKRFALLGWVGAELATGLDSWWRAEVVHAHDWHAGLAAAYLFNKGRPAKSVFTIHNLAYQGQFAHRHLHEIGLPEGMFHVDGLELFGQISYLKAGLYYSDMVTAVSPTYAKEITTPDFAYGLQGLLTGLRGAGKLVGILNGVDQEIWHPSCDAYIQHHYKLKSIAGKKKNKADLQAYFNLPQQPDALLFVMVTRLTEQKGVDLLIATADEIVKQGGQLAILGSGAKHLEEGICQLAQRYPEHIAVKIGYDEALSHLMVAGGDVILVPSRFEPCGLTQLYGLQYGTLPLVRATGGLADTVTNSTSETIKERTATGFVFQKAEADDLRSAIQHAFALWQKQRVWAMVRNNAMAQDFSWKNAAAQYEQLYLSILNQ
- the nusB gene encoding transcription antitermination factor NusB: MTEKKEPVKKVSPRRRARECAVQALYSWALSGNAPEQVELTFVVDQDLKGVDKPYFSRLFRQTVANVEAVDFSMSHYLDRTLDELDPIEKAILRLAVYELQFEPDVPYKVAINEAIEVAKVFGADESHKYINGVLDKVAPALGRK
- the ribE gene encoding 6,7-dimethyl-8-ribityllumazine synthase codes for the protein MKVLEGAVAAPNAKIAVVIARFNSFINESLLEGAVDALKRIGQVKDENITIVRAPGAYELPLVARRLAESKKFDAIVALGTVIRGGTAHFEYVAGEASSGLGQVAMQAEIPVAFGVLTTENIEQAIERAGTKAGNKGAEAALTALEMVNLLQQIDAA
- a CDS encoding glycogen/starch/alpha-glucan phosphorylase; this translates as MIMDNFDSPFLYNRPSLDVEGVKKAIVYKLIFLIGRSPKEASQRDWLNATLHAVRDLVTEGWITTARQSRAEETRRVYYLSMEFLIGRTLSNAMIAEGIYDVAQKALAELNVDLEEIIEKEVDPGLGNGGLGRLAACFMDSLATLAIPAMGYGIRYEYGMFRQKIENGQQVERPDDWLEKGAPWEFMRPSKRFSIDFGGHIYFEGKKCIWNPAEKVTALAYDQMIPGYKNDSASTLRLWSAHGGEVFDLAEFNRGDHLAAVATRSANQNLSRVLYPDDSTWNGRELRLRQEYFLVSASLQDILRRHFRTHGTLDNLADKVAIHLNDTHPTLAIPELMRILIDLHGYSWQNAWDVTRRIFSYTCHTLMSEALETWPVEMMAKILPRHLQMIFEINDHFLEYVKTYVTTDMDFIRRVSLIEEGYQRKVRMGWLSVVGSHKVNGVAAIHSDLMVTSTFADFARIYPERFTNVTNGVTPRRWLAVANPKLAALFDQYIGSEWRCDLSQIEKLKAFADKGEFKRAVADIKYDNKVKLAQYVKKTLDIDLDPHALFDVQVKRIHEYKRQMLNVLHIIARYNEMLAEPEKDWQPRVFILAGKAASAYYAAKQTIRLINDVANVINNDERLKGRLKVVFIPNYSVSLAQLIIPAADISEQISLAGTEASGTSNMKFALNGALTLGTLDGANVEILDNVGKDHIFIFGNTVEQVEALRREGYRPFDYYQNDEQLREVIDQIIRGDFSPEEPNRYHSLIQGLQYHDYYQSFADFRSYVEAQKAVDKKYQDRDAWIASTIQNMVNMGFFSSDRTILEYAKNIWKIEPLKLEK
- the glgC gene encoding glucose-1-phosphate adenylyltransferase — encoded protein: MKSDLNKYELVKDTLVLILAGGRGSRLHELTDKRAKPALYFGGNRRIIDFALSNCINSGLNRIGVVTQYAAHSLLRHLQTGWSFLPQERGEFVDMLPARQQIDDSTWYRGTADAVYQNMAIIRNHYRPKYILILAGDHIYKQDYSVMLMDHVRSGAKCTVGCIEVPRSEASEFGVMAVNENLKVKAFVEKPKDPPAMVGKPDISLASMGIYVFDAEYLYKMLDREVNTPCTSHDFGKDVLPKCLEEGVLYAHPFSRSCMGRNTEGEIYWRDVGTLDSFWQSNIDLVSENPQLDIYDQSWPIRGNPVQAYPSKFFYKKANVKPVDNSLIGGGCVITDASISNSVLFDRIKIDEGSSVDHCVVLPQVQIGKNCTLKDCIIDRHCIIPDGMEIGVDKALDSKRFRVSSTGKVVLVTSAMLKKLQGEEVTNEEHLD